A stretch of the Paenibacillus dendritiformis genome encodes the following:
- a CDS encoding response regulator transcription factor, with amino-acid sequence MSEHVNRILVVDDEERIRRLLKMYLEKEGYAIDEAEDGEVALRKAVSEDYDLILLDVMLPGMDGIEVCTRLRQVKATPVIMLTAKGEEMNRVQGFEVGADDYVVKPFSPREVIYRVKAVLRRSSATAFLTNDPKTSNNIVFPHLVIEHDAHRVTAGGQEVSLTPKEYELLHYLAISPDKVFSREELLKDVWNYEFFGDLRTVDTHVKRLREKLNKVSPEAAAMITTVWGVGYKLEVPK; translated from the coding sequence ATGTCTGAACATGTGAATCGCATACTGGTGGTCGATGATGAAGAACGCATTCGCCGCCTGCTCAAAATGTATCTGGAAAAAGAGGGATACGCGATCGATGAGGCGGAAGATGGAGAAGTGGCGCTCCGCAAAGCGGTAAGCGAGGATTATGATTTGATCCTGCTCGACGTAATGCTGCCGGGAATGGACGGCATTGAAGTGTGCACGCGGCTGCGGCAGGTCAAGGCTACGCCGGTCATCATGCTTACCGCCAAAGGCGAAGAAATGAACCGGGTGCAAGGGTTCGAGGTGGGAGCGGATGACTATGTCGTCAAGCCGTTCAGCCCGCGCGAAGTGATCTACCGGGTCAAGGCGGTGCTTCGCCGTTCGTCGGCGACGGCGTTCTTGACCAACGATCCGAAGACGAGCAACAATATCGTATTCCCGCATTTGGTTATCGAGCATGATGCCCACCGCGTCACGGCCGGAGGCCAGGAAGTGAGTCTGACGCCGAAAGAGTATGAGCTGCTGCACTATCTGGCAATATCTCCGGACAAAGTATTCTCGCGCGAAGAATTGTTGAAGGATGTTTGGAACTACGAATTTTTCGGAGATCTGCGGACCGTGGATACCCATGTGAAGCGTCTGCGCGAAAAGCTCAACAAGGTATCGCCGGAGGCGGCGGCTATGATTACGACCGTATGGGGCGTCGGTTACAAGCTAGAGGTGCCTAAATAA
- the ccsA gene encoding cytochrome c biogenesis protein CcsA produces MNLLQFSQDAYLVAFFLFCIAFILFVFALGGGKSQDYGRRERKWGKIAFAVTIIGFLAQAAYFFTRWIGAGHIPVSNMYEFMSFLAMMIIAAFVVVYLIYRSTVLGVFGVPLAVIIMGYASVFPSEVQPLIPQLDSIWLYIHVTMVALGYAFFAVGFLAGLLHLLRSIRWDAGAPRRPQRWLEFTMASIVIVIGFISIVFIFRGAGYEIIIDQKVESVKNGQIETRLEKVTYQMPPLVAPYNSDSASLEKVPSFIGISLPLMEAPSWMKGVQAGRKLNTVIWSLLTGLVLYGLIRLIIRKPIAKSIQPFVRGVDPELADEISYRSIALGFPVFTLGGLIFAMIWAQIAWSRFWAWDPKEVWALITWLFYSAYLHLRLSRSWIGTKSSWLAVIGFLIVMFTLVGVNLIISGLHSYAGV; encoded by the coding sequence TTGAATTTGCTGCAATTTAGCCAGGACGCCTATTTAGTCGCATTTTTCTTGTTCTGCATCGCGTTCATTCTGTTCGTATTCGCCTTGGGGGGCGGCAAGTCCCAGGACTACGGCCGCCGGGAACGGAAGTGGGGGAAGATTGCGTTCGCCGTGACGATCATCGGCTTCTTGGCGCAGGCCGCCTACTTCTTCACGCGGTGGATCGGGGCGGGGCATATTCCGGTCAGCAATATGTACGAATTTATGTCCTTCCTGGCGATGATGATTATTGCCGCTTTCGTCGTGGTGTATCTGATATACCGTTCGACGGTGCTCGGCGTCTTCGGGGTGCCGCTGGCCGTGATCATCATGGGCTATGCCTCGGTTTTTCCGAGTGAAGTTCAGCCGCTCATCCCGCAGCTGGACTCGATCTGGCTCTATATCCATGTCACGATGGTCGCGCTCGGCTACGCGTTCTTCGCGGTCGGGTTCCTGGCCGGCCTGCTTCATCTGCTGCGCTCGATTCGCTGGGATGCCGGGGCGCCGCGCAGGCCGCAGCGATGGCTCGAATTCACGATGGCCAGCATCGTTATCGTCATCGGCTTTATCTCGATCGTGTTTATTTTCCGGGGAGCCGGATATGAGATCATCATCGACCAGAAGGTGGAGAGCGTCAAGAACGGTCAAATCGAGACGAGATTGGAAAAGGTTACGTATCAAATGCCGCCGCTGGTCGCTCCGTACAACAGCGACTCGGCTTCCTTGGAGAAGGTGCCGAGCTTCATCGGGATTTCGCTTCCGCTGATGGAAGCTCCAAGCTGGATGAAGGGCGTGCAGGCAGGGCGGAAGCTGAACACCGTCATCTGGTCGCTGCTGACCGGACTGGTGCTCTACGGTCTCATTCGCTTGATTATCCGCAAGCCGATCGCGAAGTCGATTCAACCGTTTGTCCGCGGCGTCGATCCGGAGCTGGCCGATGAGATCAGCTACCGCTCCATCGCTCTGGGGTTCCCGGTGTTTACGCTGGGCGGGCTTATCTTCGCGATGATCTGGGCGCAGATTGCCTGGTCCCGCTTCTGGGCGTGGGATCCGAAGGAGGTCTGGGCGCTCATCACGTGGCTGTTTTATAGCGCCTATCTGCATTTGCGCCTGTCGCGAAGCTGGATCGGGACCAAATCGTCCTGGCTTGCCGTCATTGGCTTTTTGATCGTTATGTTTACCTTGGTCGGAGTCAATCTCATTATCTCCGGGCTGCATTCCTATGCCGGAGTATAA
- the resB gene encoding cytochrome c biogenesis protein ResB, which yields MAFVNTKCECGHQNAVGTVLCEACGKPQNEDSGSDAVLEMRYDGVARKSQKANPSWIDRIWNFFSSVKIAIIIIIITLIGASLGTIYPQESNFISIDAATYYKQTYGTLGHIYYLLGLSHTYESWWFITLLVMIGASLVICSLDRVLPLYRALHKQKVRKHEQFITRQRVVYQGDIKEEPEAWLDKMSDALKKRGYRIIRDDGALLAEKNRFSRWGPYINHIGLIVFLLAVLARSIPGWHLEYYAGFPQGEPREIPNTPYYLQNDHFRVEYYSEDEMPEQFVKEGRVFPKLFETKATLFRCVDKCDDPVAEPVLEKVHQHDIRVNEPMEYDGISAYQFDFDLKPKLVAVKPELRNPATGEVYGQFELKVNRTEREYKVGPYTLELTSKFMDFGLNSKGEPTNLSQEPNAPAFIFLIKGPGLSDEGEPYLYFPLQKDKVRFQQDVINGKMAERFEVRVSSMEDVTMSESTSFLTVRKDTAMPFIWVGAAISMIGLVMGFYWQHRRVWLRLDGQNLALGAHTNKNWFGLRNEVARALAAADVQVDSKMIDRGGNKA from the coding sequence GTGGCGTTTGTCAACACGAAGTGTGAATGCGGGCATCAGAACGCCGTAGGAACGGTGCTGTGCGAAGCCTGCGGCAAACCGCAGAACGAGGATTCCGGTTCCGATGCGGTGCTCGAAATGAGATATGACGGCGTCGCCCGCAAGTCGCAAAAAGCGAATCCTTCATGGATTGACCGGATCTGGAATTTTTTCTCGTCGGTCAAAATCGCGATCATCATCATTATCATCACGCTGATCGGTGCTTCTCTCGGGACGATATATCCGCAGGAAAGCAATTTCATCTCGATTGACGCCGCGACCTACTACAAGCAGACCTACGGCACGCTCGGGCATATCTATTATTTGCTCGGCTTGTCCCATACGTATGAATCATGGTGGTTCATTACGCTGCTCGTCATGATCGGGGCCTCGCTCGTCATATGCAGTCTGGATCGGGTCCTTCCGCTGTACCGCGCCTTACATAAGCAAAAGGTTCGCAAGCATGAGCAATTCATTACGCGGCAGCGCGTTGTCTATCAAGGGGACATCAAGGAGGAGCCGGAGGCGTGGCTGGACAAAATGTCGGACGCCCTCAAAAAACGCGGCTACCGCATTATCCGCGACGACGGGGCGCTGCTGGCGGAGAAGAACCGCTTCAGCCGCTGGGGGCCTTATATCAACCATATCGGCCTCATCGTCTTCCTGCTGGCGGTGCTGGCAAGAAGCATTCCGGGATGGCATCTGGAGTACTATGCCGGATTCCCGCAGGGAGAGCCGCGGGAAATTCCGAATACGCCGTACTATTTGCAAAATGATCATTTTAGGGTGGAATATTATTCGGAAGACGAGATGCCGGAGCAATTCGTCAAGGAAGGGCGGGTATTCCCGAAGCTGTTCGAGACGAAGGCGACCCTGTTCCGCTGTGTCGACAAGTGCGACGATCCGGTGGCCGAGCCGGTGCTCGAGAAGGTTCACCAGCATGATATCCGTGTCAATGAACCGATGGAATACGACGGAATCTCGGCGTATCAGTTCGATTTCGATCTGAAGCCGAAGCTCGTGGCGGTCAAGCCTGAGCTGCGGAATCCGGCCACGGGCGAAGTATACGGGCAATTCGAGCTGAAAGTGAACCGGACGGAACGGGAGTATAAGGTAGGGCCGTATACGTTGGAATTAACGAGCAAATTCATGGATTTTGGCTTGAACAGCAAGGGCGAGCCGACGAATCTGTCGCAGGAGCCGAATGCTCCCGCTTTTATTTTCCTGATTAAGGGGCCTGGTTTATCGGATGAGGGAGAGCCTTATCTCTATTTCCCGCTGCAAAAAGATAAGGTCCGCTTCCAGCAGGATGTCATTAACGGCAAGATGGCGGAGCGGTTCGAGGTCCGCGTGTCCTCGATGGAAGATGTGACGATGTCCGAGTCGACAAGCTTCCTGACCGTGCGCAAGGATACGGCGATGCCGTTCATCTGGGTCGGGGCCGCGATCAGCATGATCGGCCTTGTCATGGGCTTCTACTGGCAGCACCGCCGCGTATGGCTGCGGCTGGACGGGCAGAATCTGGCATTGGGAGCGCATACGAACAAAAATTGGTTCGGCTTGCGCAATGAAGTGGCGCGCGCATTGGCGGCCGCCGATGTGCAGGTGGATTCGAAAATGATAGATCGTGGGGGGAATAAGGCTTGA
- a CDS encoding redoxin domain-containing protein: MGKRNKTVQIIILAGILLLGGFAVSSAFKKPETPKAGDAIPNLTLQSVQGDLVQLSDYRDKTVVLNFWGSWCEPCEREMPALQSTADDWKERGVEVVGVNAGEDALVVENYMKKVNVGFTMLLDQKKKAIKAFGIGPMPTTFFIKPNGKVHAIHIGELSRDQLNAYLQQITGS; encoded by the coding sequence ATGGGGAAACGCAATAAGACAGTGCAAATCATTATTTTAGCGGGCATCCTTCTCCTTGGCGGCTTCGCTGTCAGTTCCGCCTTCAAGAAGCCGGAGACGCCAAAAGCCGGGGATGCGATCCCGAACCTGACCTTGCAGAGCGTGCAGGGGGATCTGGTTCAGTTAAGCGATTACCGGGACAAGACGGTGGTCCTGAATTTCTGGGGATCCTGGTGCGAGCCGTGCGAGCGGGAAATGCCTGCCTTGCAGAGCACGGCCGATGATTGGAAGGAACGGGGGGTCGAGGTTGTCGGCGTCAATGCGGGGGAAGATGCGCTGGTCGTCGAGAACTATATGAAAAAAGTGAACGTCGGCTTCACGATGCTGCTTGATCAGAAGAAGAAGGCGATCAAGGCGTTCGGCATCGGGCCGATGCCGACCACGTTCTTCATTAAGCCGAACGGCAAGGTCCACGCCATCCATATCGGAGAATTATCCCGTGATCAGCTGAATGCTTATCTTCAGCAGATTACAGGCAGCTAA
- a CDS encoding pseudouridine synthase, which translates to MEERLQKIMANAGVASRRKCEQLILDGKVEVNGEVVTALGVKADPATDIITVNGKPITANANKVYAAFHKPKGVITSMSDPEGRKTVLDFVKGIGARVYPVGRLDYDTEGLLLLTNDGDLANMLMHPRHHVAKTYHATVKGIPHGDVLDKLREGIQLDDGMTQPAEVEYHDVDMERQSATISITIYEGRNRQVRRMFEAIGHPVVKLKRVQFGSIFLQGIPRGKFRHLTKSEVNELKMAIKANRTEA; encoded by the coding sequence ATGGAAGAACGATTGCAAAAAATAATGGCAAACGCAGGGGTTGCGTCGCGCCGCAAATGTGAACAATTGATACTGGACGGGAAGGTGGAGGTGAACGGAGAGGTCGTGACCGCGTTAGGGGTCAAGGCGGATCCGGCAACTGACATCATTACCGTGAACGGCAAGCCGATTACCGCGAATGCCAACAAAGTATATGCCGCCTTTCACAAGCCGAAAGGGGTCATTACGAGCATGTCGGACCCGGAAGGGCGCAAAACGGTCCTGGATTTCGTCAAAGGAATCGGAGCGCGGGTGTATCCGGTAGGGCGGCTCGATTATGATACGGAAGGGCTGCTGCTTCTGACCAATGACGGCGATCTGGCGAACATGCTCATGCATCCGCGCCATCACGTGGCCAAGACGTATCACGCGACGGTCAAGGGCATTCCGCACGGCGATGTGCTGGACAAGCTGAGAGAGGGCATTCAACTCGATGACGGTATGACGCAGCCAGCTGAGGTGGAATATCATGATGTGGATATGGAGCGCCAATCGGCCACGATCAGCATCACGATCTACGAAGGGCGGAACCGCCAAGTCCGCCGGATGTTCGAAGCGATCGGGCATCCTGTCGTGAAGCTGAAGCGGGTTCAATTCGGCAGCATCTTCCTGCAAGGGATTCCGCGGGGCAAATTCCGGCACCTGACCAAATCCGAGGTCAACGAATTGAAGATGGCGATCAAGGCGAACCGCACAGAGGCCTGA
- a CDS encoding spore maturation protein: MYAVVSLISAWAIPAIIVFIPLYAYFKRIPVYESFVEGAKDGFQTSINIIPTLVGMMVAISVFRASGAMEWIVGWFAPLLSWFGVPSEVLPLAFLRPITGAGSLAFTTDLIKTYGADSMIGRMASTIQGSTDTTLYVLMVYFGAIGIRKGRYALKVGLFSDLVGFVAAIIVCLLVFG; encoded by the coding sequence ATGTACGCTGTAGTGTCGCTTATTTCGGCCTGGGCGATCCCGGCCATTATCGTCTTCATTCCTTTATATGCGTATTTCAAGCGGATCCCCGTCTATGAATCGTTCGTGGAAGGGGCGAAGGATGGCTTCCAGACCTCGATCAACATCATTCCGACGCTTGTGGGGATGATGGTTGCCATCAGCGTGTTCCGGGCCTCCGGGGCGATGGAATGGATCGTCGGCTGGTTCGCGCCGCTTCTCAGCTGGTTCGGCGTGCCGAGCGAGGTGCTGCCGCTGGCGTTCCTGCGGCCGATTACGGGTGCGGGTTCGCTTGCTTTTACGACCGATCTGATTAAGACCTACGGCGCCGATTCCATGATCGGACGCATGGCTTCCACGATTCAGGGCAGCACCGATACGACGCTGTATGTGTTGATGGTCTATTTCGGAGCGATCGGCATCCGCAAGGGACGCTATGCGCTCAAGGTGGGCCTGTTCTCCGATTTGGTCGGCTTTGTGGCCGCCATTATCGTCTGCCTGCTCGTATTCGGGTGA
- a CDS encoding nucleoside recognition domain-containing protein: protein MVNAIWMFMLLVGFISAAAQGRIDAVTEAVFDGAKTGVTVSFGLISVMVFWLGMMRIAEDGGLLAKVAKALGPIVRFLFPDVPPNHPALGYIMSNMSANLLGLGNAATPMGIRAMQELQKLNPDKESATPAMCTLLAINTSSITLIPTTLIAIRMNFGSANPAEIVGTTLLATMVATLAAIAADRWCRNRASVRPPNKTAGTGQDGLGVPPMPD, encoded by the coding sequence ATGGTCAATGCAATCTGGATGTTCATGCTGCTGGTCGGTTTTATCTCAGCCGCCGCCCAAGGACGGATTGACGCGGTGACGGAGGCGGTTTTTGACGGCGCGAAGACCGGAGTCACGGTCAGCTTTGGCCTAATTAGCGTGATGGTATTCTGGCTGGGGATGATGCGTATCGCGGAAGACGGCGGCCTGTTGGCCAAGGTCGCGAAGGCGCTTGGCCCGATCGTCCGTTTTTTGTTCCCGGACGTGCCGCCGAATCATCCGGCGCTCGGGTACATCATGTCCAATATGAGCGCGAATCTGCTCGGCCTGGGGAACGCGGCGACGCCGATGGGGATACGGGCGATGCAAGAGCTTCAAAAGCTGAATCCGGACAAAGAGTCGGCGACGCCGGCGATGTGCACGTTGCTCGCCATTAATACGTCCAGTATTACGTTGATTCCGACGACGCTCATCGCGATTCGGATGAACTTCGGCTCGGCCAATCCGGCCGAGATCGTCGGCACGACGCTGCTGGCCACGATGGTGGCGACGCTCGCCGCGATTGCTGCCGACCGGTGGTGCCGCAACCGGGCTTCGGTACGTCCGCCGAATAAGACGGCCGGAACGGGCCAGGACGGTCTTGGCGTCCCGCCGATGCCCGACTAA
- a CDS encoding D-alanyl-D-alanine carboxypeptidase family protein produces the protein MIRFTNAGFTKKLLLISSVLLVFSSFSEAGNGSTGLSDSSVQVAQAEPEREPGRRAERLKPPAIHAKAAALIDVASGRILYSRNGEEPLPMASTTKIMTAIVAIESGKLSDVVKTSKRAFAKEGSSLYLRRGEEMSLHHLLYGLMLRSGNDAAVAIAEHVGGSEEGFVYMMNQKAEMLGLEKTQFRNPHGLDADGHYTTANDLARLSAYALHNPTFQEIVRTKVKTVPNPNANWDYKWTNKNKMLQLYEGADGVKTGYTSKALRCLVSSATRHGQQLAVVTLNDGNDWLDHTRLLDYGFSAFPAVPLIAKGDKIQGYEHLQASVSAAYPLGEDERGQVKASVRLVPAGSLDYRLGYRGTIRYELDGQPLIAVPLEEAAAGGDGPGKGDSPAARWFDGLRTAVGALFDAS, from the coding sequence ATGATCCGATTCACCAACGCGGGATTCACCAAAAAGCTGCTGCTTATAAGCTCCGTGCTTCTTGTCTTTAGCTCGTTCAGCGAGGCGGGCAACGGAAGCACGGGGCTTTCCGATAGCTCCGTCCAGGTGGCGCAAGCGGAACCCGAACGCGAGCCCGGGCGCCGGGCCGAGCGGTTAAAGCCCCCGGCCATCCATGCCAAGGCGGCGGCGCTCATTGATGTCGCCAGCGGGAGAATTCTGTACAGCCGGAACGGCGAAGAGCCGCTGCCGATGGCGAGCACCACGAAGATTATGACGGCCATCGTGGCGATTGAATCCGGCAAGCTGAGCGATGTCGTGAAGACGAGCAAGCGGGCATTTGCCAAGGAAGGATCCTCCTTGTACCTTCGCAGAGGGGAGGAAATGAGCCTCCATCATCTGCTGTACGGGTTGATGCTTCGCTCCGGCAACGATGCCGCCGTCGCGATTGCGGAGCATGTCGGCGGGTCCGAGGAAGGGTTCGTGTACATGATGAACCAGAAAGCGGAAATGCTTGGCCTGGAAAAGACGCAGTTCCGCAACCCGCATGGGCTTGACGCCGACGGGCACTATACGACGGCGAACGATCTGGCGCGGCTGTCCGCTTATGCGCTTCACAATCCGACCTTTCAGGAGATCGTCCGCACGAAGGTGAAAACCGTGCCGAATCCGAATGCGAATTGGGATTATAAATGGACGAATAAAAACAAAATGCTGCAGCTGTACGAGGGAGCCGACGGGGTGAAGACCGGATATACGTCCAAAGCGCTTCGCTGTCTCGTCAGCTCGGCGACGAGACACGGCCAGCAGCTAGCGGTCGTGACCCTCAACGACGGCAACGACTGGCTCGATCATACGCGCTTGCTTGATTACGGGTTTTCCGCCTTTCCGGCGGTGCCGCTCATCGCCAAGGGCGACAAGATCCAAGGCTATGAGCATCTGCAAGCTTCGGTCTCGGCCGCCTACCCGCTCGGTGAGGATGAGCGCGGCCAGGTGAAGGCGTCCGTCCGGCTTGTTCCGGCGGGAAGTCTCGATTACCGGTTAGGCTACCGCGGCACGATACGCTATGAGTTGGATGGCCAGCCGCTCATCGCGGTCCCGTTGGAGGAGGCTGCGGCAGGCGGCGACGGGCCAGGCAAGGGGGATTCCCCCGCGGCCAGATGGTTCGACGGGCTGCGGACCGCGGTCGGCGCGTTATTCGATGCGAGTTAA
- the ytfJ gene encoding GerW family sporulation protein produces the protein MAEHPVAGLMQAAFENIKAMVDVNAIVGDPVQTPDGSVILPISRVAFGFAAGGSDFRIDPRRGGSGNGHEDRKGAPALPFGGGSGGGVCLTPIAFLVVGQQGINVVSLDNQTHLLERIIDVTPSVLDRIEAMFTRDRYDGPNEEEA, from the coding sequence ATGGCAGAACATCCTGTCGCAGGATTGATGCAAGCTGCGTTCGAGAATATCAAAGCCATGGTCGATGTGAACGCGATCGTTGGCGATCCGGTTCAGACCCCGGACGGCAGCGTTATTCTTCCGATCAGCCGAGTCGCTTTCGGCTTCGCTGCGGGAGGGAGCGACTTCCGGATTGATCCTCGTCGCGGCGGATCCGGGAACGGGCATGAGGATCGGAAAGGGGCTCCTGCCCTGCCCTTTGGGGGAGGAAGCGGCGGCGGCGTCTGTTTGACCCCGATTGCGTTCCTTGTCGTGGGCCAGCAGGGCATTAATGTCGTCTCGCTCGATAATCAGACCCATCTGCTCGAACGCATTATCGACGTGACCCCGAGCGTGCTTGACCGGATCGAAGCGATGTTCACGCGCGACCGCTACGACGGACCGAATGAAGAAGAGGCGTGA
- a CDS encoding DUF2953 domain-containing protein has protein sequence MGIWIMAGIAAVIAMLLFLILFSTVECKLVIHKADKHERVFLMIRAFYGWIRWRYEWRSIRFINMEEGFNLKQKKKENFGGSSQDRTRRQVNRETVARYIRRIKRLARHTRGIVQWIEETMDKMKCSLFIWETEIGLSDPAGTAIATGTTWSLKSWLVGKLSYALRFQDYPKLEITPQYHHPCFSTRLVCIAEIRFGHVVRALARLIFRIMRAEGGIGIWRRTLADANARKVQG, from the coding sequence ATGGGGATATGGATAATGGCAGGCATCGCAGCGGTCATCGCCATGCTGCTCTTCCTGATTCTCTTCTCGACCGTCGAATGCAAGTTGGTCATTCACAAAGCGGATAAGCATGAGCGGGTATTCCTGATGATCCGGGCCTTCTACGGATGGATTCGCTGGCGGTACGAATGGCGTTCCATCCGCTTCATCAATATGGAGGAAGGCTTCAATCTGAAGCAGAAGAAGAAGGAGAACTTCGGCGGGAGCAGTCAGGATAGAACGAGGCGACAGGTGAACCGGGAGACCGTCGCCCGGTACATCAGACGGATCAAGCGGCTGGCCCGCCATACAAGAGGCATCGTCCAGTGGATCGAGGAGACGATGGACAAGATGAAGTGCAGCCTGTTCATCTGGGAGACGGAGATCGGACTTAGCGATCCGGCCGGAACCGCCATCGCCACAGGCACGACCTGGTCTCTCAAGTCATGGCTTGTCGGCAAGCTTAGCTACGCGCTTCGCTTTCAGGATTATCCGAAACTGGAAATTACCCCTCAATATCATCATCCTTGCTTCTCCACCCGCCTCGTCTGTATTGCCGAGATCCGATTCGGCCATGTCGTTCGCGCGCTGGCCCGTCTTATCTTCCGCATTATGCGTGCCGAAGGCGGGATCGGCATCTGGCGGCGGACGCTGGCGGACGCCAATGCGCGGAAAGTGCAGGGATAG
- a CDS encoding metal-dependent hydrolase, whose translation MRIQFHGHACVAIDTGKHRLIIDPFLTGNPAAKAAPEQIQADYVLLTHGHGDHIADAADIAKRNDATILAIVELADYMERLGARAIGMNLGGGGTFDFGSIKWVNALHSSSVTVDGQAQYLGNPAGIVLQMDGLTVYHAGDTALFSDMKLIGERYKPDIAFLPIGSFFTMDPEDALLAAQWIKAKVVIPIHYNTFPPIEQDGAAFVSQLKVIGIQGVELAPGQTLDTDELELG comes from the coding sequence ATGCGAATTCAGTTTCATGGTCATGCATGCGTCGCAATCGATACCGGGAAGCATCGGCTTATCATCGATCCGTTCTTGACGGGGAATCCGGCCGCGAAGGCCGCCCCGGAACAAATTCAGGCGGATTACGTGCTGCTAACCCACGGTCATGGCGATCATATCGCCGACGCGGCGGATATTGCGAAGCGGAATGATGCCACGATCCTGGCCATTGTGGAGCTGGCCGACTACATGGAACGGCTGGGAGCGCGCGCCATCGGCATGAATCTGGGCGGAGGAGGCACGTTCGACTTCGGCTCGATCAAATGGGTCAATGCTCTCCACAGCTCATCGGTCACGGTAGACGGGCAGGCGCAATATTTGGGCAACCCGGCGGGAATCGTGCTTCAGATGGACGGGTTGACGGTATATCACGCGGGAGACACGGCCCTGTTCAGCGATATGAAGCTGATTGGCGAGCGGTATAAGCCGGATATCGCTTTCCTGCCCATTGGCAGCTTCTTCACGATGGATCCGGAGGATGCGCTCCTGGCCGCGCAATGGATCAAGGCGAAGGTCGTCATCCCGATTCACTACAATACGTTCCCGCCGATTGAACAGGACGGCGCGGCCTTCGTGTCCCAACTGAAGGTGATCGGCATTCAGGGCGTGGAACTGGCCCCGGGACAAACGCTTGACACCGATGAATTGGAGCTTGGCTGA
- the scpB gene encoding SMC-Scp complex subunit ScpB produces MDFQTLKSIIEGLLFMAGDEGLNSKQIAEITEQRQEIVMEALHDLQADMERSKRGIQIVAIAGMYQLATLPDHAPYFERMAYSPSRSSLSQAALETLAIVAYRQPITRVEIEEIRGVKSDRAIQTLVNKDLIEETGRAEAIGRPILYGTTRAFLDYFGLGSLSELPEAAAFEQSEGLEEETQLLFEKLEGRQLTIEDVNEEGGER; encoded by the coding sequence ATGGACTTTCAGACGTTGAAGTCGATTATTGAAGGGCTCCTGTTTATGGCGGGAGATGAAGGTTTAAATAGTAAGCAAATCGCAGAAATTACGGAACAGCGGCAGGAAATCGTCATGGAGGCCTTGCATGATTTGCAGGCGGACATGGAGCGTTCGAAGCGCGGCATCCAGATCGTGGCCATTGCGGGCATGTATCAATTGGCGACTTTGCCGGATCATGCGCCTTATTTTGAACGGATGGCCTATTCTCCTTCCCGGTCCTCGCTGTCCCAGGCAGCGCTCGAGACGCTGGCTATCGTGGCCTACCGCCAGCCGATCACTCGCGTGGAGATTGAAGAGATTCGCGGCGTCAAGTCGGATCGGGCCATTCAGACGCTGGTGAATAAGGATCTGATCGAGGAAACGGGCAGAGCCGAAGCGATCGGAAGGCCGATACTGTATGGCACGACACGCGCGTTTCTTGATTATTTCGGGTTGGGCAGCTTGTCCGAGTTGCCCGAAGCGGCGGCCTTTGAACAAAGTGAAGGCTTGGAGGAGGAAACGCAGCTCTTGTTCGAGAAATTAGAAGGACGGCAGCTTACGATTGAGGATGTGAACGAAGAAGGAGGAGAACGTTAA